The following proteins are co-located in the Streptomyces sp. NBC_01198 genome:
- a CDS encoding galactose-binding domain-containing protein, translating into MDIRRRSSVWIATATTAALAAGGLAFSLTTAASAAPTAQAVSPFAVSGGASVPFTEYEAEAAATNGSQLGPDYTQSTVASEASGRRAVTLSGQGKYVEFTLTKAANAVDVAVNLPRGASGTVSVYVNGSKISGKLAVTSQYSYVDTGWIAGAKTHHYFDDSRLLLGQNVAAGGKVKLQLDAGDTGSATVDVADFEQVAGAATQPANSVSVVADGADAGGSGDSTQAFRQAISDAKSQGKEVWIPQGNFKVTSQIPADGVTLRGAGNWYSVVHSSHFIDQGSASGNTKLYDFAVFGDVSVRNDNSPDNFVTGSLGPNSVVSGMWVQREKVGLWLTGNNDNLVVQNSRIVGTTADGLNLDGSAHNVTVKNNFLRNQGDDSLAMWSLGSPDTGNSFTGNTIVQPNLANGIAIYGGSNNTASNNVIADTNALGSGIAISNQAFLQPFNPLSGTVTVSGNTLIRTGALNPNWGHPMGALRVDSYDYAISNDIRISSTTFIDSPYSDFEFVSGGGHGYQVSGVTVSGATASGTGTVVVQAETPGSASFSNVTATSTGATGVYNCSYPANLPAFTVNKGSGNSGWDGTWGDCNSWPQPGSGPGTSTGGTTGGSTTPPPTNGNLALGRPASDTGHADVYTAGNTVDGNANTYWESTNNAFPQSLTVDLGAAKTIGRLVIKLPPATAWATRTETLSVQGSTDNSTWTTLKASAGYTLNPATGNTATITLTPTSTRYLRLTVTGNTGWPAAQLSELEAYTS; encoded by the coding sequence ATGGACATCAGACGTCGCTCCTCGGTCTGGATCGCCACCGCGACCACCGCCGCGCTCGCCGCCGGCGGACTCGCCTTCTCCCTGACCACCGCCGCCAGCGCCGCCCCCACCGCGCAGGCCGTCTCACCCTTCGCCGTCAGCGGCGGCGCCAGCGTGCCGTTCACCGAGTACGAGGCCGAGGCCGCGGCCACCAACGGCTCGCAACTCGGCCCCGACTACACCCAGTCAACGGTCGCCTCCGAGGCGTCCGGCCGCCGCGCGGTCACGCTCAGTGGGCAGGGCAAGTACGTCGAGTTCACGCTCACCAAGGCCGCCAACGCCGTCGACGTGGCGGTGAACCTGCCGCGCGGCGCCTCGGGCACGGTGTCCGTCTACGTCAACGGCAGCAAGATCAGCGGAAAGCTCGCGGTCACCTCGCAGTATTCGTACGTGGACACCGGCTGGATCGCCGGCGCCAAGACGCACCACTACTTCGACGACTCCCGGCTGCTGCTCGGCCAGAACGTGGCCGCGGGCGGCAAGGTCAAGCTGCAGCTCGACGCCGGCGACACCGGCAGCGCCACCGTCGACGTGGCCGACTTCGAGCAGGTCGCGGGCGCCGCCACCCAGCCCGCGAACTCCGTCTCGGTGGTCGCCGACGGCGCCGACGCCGGCGGCAGCGGCGACTCCACCCAGGCCTTCCGGCAGGCGATATCCGACGCCAAGTCCCAGGGCAAGGAGGTCTGGATCCCGCAGGGGAACTTCAAGGTCACCTCGCAGATCCCGGCCGACGGCGTCACCCTGCGCGGCGCCGGCAACTGGTACTCGGTGGTGCACAGTTCGCACTTCATCGACCAGGGCTCGGCGAGCGGCAACACCAAGCTCTACGACTTCGCGGTCTTCGGCGACGTCAGCGTCCGCAACGACAACTCGCCCGACAACTTCGTCACCGGCAGCCTCGGCCCGAACTCGGTCGTCTCCGGGATGTGGGTGCAGCGCGAGAAGGTCGGCCTGTGGCTGACCGGCAACAACGACAACCTGGTGGTGCAGAACAGCCGCATCGTCGGCACCACCGCCGACGGGCTGAACCTCGACGGCAGCGCCCACAACGTCACCGTGAAGAACAACTTCCTGCGCAACCAGGGTGACGACTCGCTCGCCATGTGGTCGCTCGGCTCGCCCGACACCGGCAACTCCTTCACCGGCAACACCATCGTGCAGCCCAACCTGGCCAACGGCATCGCGATCTACGGCGGCAGCAACAACACCGCCTCCAACAACGTGATCGCCGACACCAACGCGCTCGGCAGCGGCATCGCGATCTCCAACCAGGCCTTCCTGCAGCCCTTCAACCCGCTCTCGGGCACGGTCACCGTCTCCGGCAACACCCTGATCCGCACCGGTGCGCTCAACCCCAACTGGGGCCACCCGATGGGCGCGCTGCGGGTCGACTCCTACGACTACGCCATCAGCAACGACATCCGGATCAGCAGCACCACCTTCATCGACAGCCCGTACAGCGACTTCGAGTTCGTCTCCGGCGGCGGCCACGGCTACCAGGTCAGCGGGGTGACGGTCAGCGGGGCGACCGCCTCGGGCACCGGCACCGTGGTGGTGCAGGCCGAGACCCCGGGATCGGCCTCGTTCAGCAACGTGACGGCCACCAGCACCGGGGCGACCGGCGTCTACAACTGCTCCTACCCGGCCAACCTGCCCGCCTTCACCGTCAACAAGGGTTCGGGCAACAGCGGTTGGGACGGCACCTGGGGCGACTGCAACAGCTGGCCGCAGCCCGGCAGCGGTCCCGGCACCAGCACCGGCGGCACCACCGGCGGTTCGACCACGCCGCCGCCGACCAACGGGAACCTGGCACTGGGCCGTCCGGCCAGTGACACCGGCCACGCCGACGTCTACACCGCGGGCAACACCGTCGACGGCAACGCCAACACCTACTGGGAATCCACCAACAACGCCTTCCCCCAGTCACTGACCGTCGACCTCGGCGCCGCGAAGACCATCGGCCGCCTCGTGATCAAACTGCCCCCCGCCACCGCCTGGGCCACCCGCACCGAGACCCTCTCCGTCCAGGGCTCCACCGACAACAGCACCTGGACCACCCTGAAGGCCTCCGCCGGCTACACCCTCAACCCCGCCACCGGCAACACCGCCACCATCACCCTGACCCCCACAAGCACCCGCTACCTGCGGCTCACCGTCACCGGCAACACCGGCTGGCCCGCCGCCCAGCTCTCCGAACTGGAGGCCTACACCTCCTAG
- a CDS encoding helix-turn-helix domain-containing protein: MTVMRQTPENSEPPGPIPREFAAVMRPELPSLLKEMAAEIVTAIPEYGHLLEGPNARVIKIGIEQSIATFVDRVAAPTATTALRDDLCRRFGRFEAYEGRSLDNLQAAYRIGCQVALRRVRTVGRRYSLSASFMLTFADALFAYMGDLAELSREGYVQALAELGEEPDNRRRRLLRRILGGTAVARSALAELAEHSAWPLPEEVTLVAIAPDTRPPRGALDKDILLDFADPEPHLLVPGPFTEERRRSLTAALAGCRAAVGLTTSLSEAADSLRWARHALALADAGVIDEDEVAMCEDHLLPLWLLGDPALVNQIAGRYLGPLVGLTATQRARLIDTLRIWLTTRGTAAQVADQLGVHPQTVRYRIRILDRAFGDQLADPDHRFATEIALRALHLREHGEAADSHAFAARAADSARTADGGARQEHRRPPSRGRSGHEV, translated from the coding sequence ATGACCGTCATGCGTCAGACACCCGAAAATTCGGAACCTCCCGGTCCGATTCCTCGCGAGTTCGCCGCCGTCATGCGCCCTGAACTGCCCAGTCTTTTAAAAGAGATGGCAGCTGAAATCGTCACCGCCATCCCCGAATACGGCCACCTGCTCGAAGGCCCCAACGCCCGCGTGATCAAAATAGGCATCGAGCAGAGCATCGCCACCTTCGTGGACCGGGTGGCCGCCCCCACCGCCACCACCGCGCTGCGTGACGACCTGTGCCGCAGGTTCGGCCGCTTCGAGGCGTACGAGGGCCGCAGCCTGGACAACCTGCAGGCCGCGTACCGCATCGGCTGCCAGGTCGCGCTGCGCAGGGTCCGTACGGTGGGCCGCCGCTACAGCCTGTCCGCGTCCTTCATGCTGACCTTCGCCGACGCGCTGTTCGCCTACATGGGCGACCTCGCCGAGCTGTCCCGCGAGGGTTACGTGCAGGCGCTCGCCGAGCTGGGCGAGGAACCCGACAACCGGCGCCGGCGGCTGCTGCGCCGCATCCTCGGCGGCACCGCGGTCGCCCGCAGCGCGCTGGCCGAACTCGCCGAGCACTCCGCCTGGCCGCTGCCGGAGGAGGTCACGCTGGTCGCGATCGCGCCGGACACCCGGCCGCCGCGCGGGGCACTGGACAAGGACATCCTGCTGGACTTCGCCGACCCCGAGCCGCACCTGCTGGTGCCTGGGCCCTTCACCGAGGAGCGGCGGCGCTCGCTGACCGCCGCGCTGGCCGGCTGCCGGGCGGCGGTCGGGCTGACCACCTCGCTCAGCGAGGCCGCCGACTCGCTGCGCTGGGCGCGGCACGCCCTGGCGCTCGCCGACGCGGGGGTGATCGACGAGGACGAGGTGGCGATGTGCGAGGACCACCTCTTACCGCTGTGGCTGCTGGGCGACCCGGCGCTGGTCAACCAGATCGCCGGCCGTTACCTCGGCCCGCTGGTGGGGCTGACCGCGACCCAGCGGGCCCGGCTGATCGACACCCTGCGGATCTGGCTCACCACCCGGGGCACCGCGGCGCAGGTCGCCGACCAGCTCGGGGTGCACCCGCAGACGGTGCGCTACCGCATCCGCATCCTCGACCGGGCCTTCGGCGACCAGCTGGCCGACCCCGACCACCGGTTCGCCACCGAGATCGCGCTGCGTGCCCTGCACCTGCGCGAGCACGGCGAGGCGGCGGACAGCCACGCCTTCGCCGCCCGGGCCGCGGACAGCGCACGGACGGCGGACGGTGGCGCCCGCCAGGAGCACCGCCGTCCGCCGTCACGCGGCCGGTCCGGCCACGAGGTGTAG
- a CDS encoding DUF6801 domain-containing protein, translated as MLPGRAVRFATVMAVALLAGLLSGPASTAISGVGNGELTLRYACGFASGTQEVVVALTQTYPRSAAVGRPIQPGALTAEVTIPRAGVTALLPAPAATLSGTAGLAVHVTQGTSAADASWPGLTAPATPAGGTDDLRLAFTGPVPPLSVTAPGQVKFEAGDLTLTLHPVAAATTSPTPTPAPKGGTPDTATLTTPESAAATANPAAPLADISGTCSPKAGQTALLATVRATGAPAAPPAKGAPGSPPGSAPRHGASRPTPGGGTATARSAPSAGAPATGKQNGTITLSTPVLSDKDDCPPAPTADPDPQVIAEQAKQRPPGATLYPAPGDPPIERISQCGFITGLSNVAKLKGASVLNDLNAREPSMANIATVGSVFSFADEDNPYVEIDSVATFDIPPARTTFLTYGFMPTTATMHLTTRRGVMTVITTGIGAQLYVTAIYGKDDLRLSDVKINGTPMDVGPHCQTAAPLDIALLGLNRSGLDGVEAPSDYSIQTGGPLFQDDLFIPRFTGCRSASGENLDAMFTSAISGHGNSLNLIQGPLCAPLADPTWCSPKIPYPVPPHR; from the coding sequence GTGCTACCCGGTCGAGCGGTGCGCTTCGCCACGGTCATGGCGGTGGCGCTCCTGGCCGGGCTGCTGTCCGGGCCGGCCTCCACGGCCATCAGCGGTGTGGGGAACGGGGAGTTGACACTTCGCTACGCGTGCGGCTTCGCCTCCGGCACGCAGGAGGTGGTGGTCGCTCTCACGCAGACCTACCCCCGCAGCGCGGCCGTCGGCCGGCCCATCCAGCCCGGCGCCCTGACAGCGGAGGTCACCATCCCGCGAGCCGGCGTCACCGCGCTGCTGCCCGCCCCGGCCGCCACCCTGTCCGGCACCGCGGGACTGGCCGTGCACGTCACGCAGGGCACCTCCGCGGCTGACGCCTCCTGGCCCGGCCTCACCGCGCCGGCGACGCCGGCCGGCGGCACCGACGACCTGCGGCTCGCCTTCACCGGCCCGGTACCGCCGCTGTCGGTGACCGCGCCCGGGCAGGTGAAGTTCGAGGCCGGCGACCTGACGCTGACGCTGCACCCGGTGGCCGCGGCGACCACATCGCCCACCCCCACGCCGGCGCCCAAGGGCGGCACGCCGGACACCGCGACCCTCACCACGCCGGAGAGCGCGGCGGCCACGGCCAACCCGGCCGCACCGCTCGCCGACATCAGCGGCACCTGCTCGCCGAAGGCCGGCCAGACCGCGCTGCTGGCGACGGTACGGGCCACCGGCGCCCCGGCCGCGCCCCCGGCGAAGGGGGCGCCCGGCAGCCCGCCCGGCTCCGCCCCCCGACACGGCGCCTCCCGCCCGACGCCGGGCGGCGGCACCGCCACGGCCCGCAGCGCGCCCTCGGCCGGCGCTCCCGCCACCGGGAAGCAGAACGGCACCATCACGCTGTCGACGCCGGTGCTGTCCGACAAGGACGACTGCCCGCCGGCGCCCACCGCCGACCCCGACCCCCAGGTGATCGCCGAACAGGCCAAGCAGCGGCCGCCGGGCGCCACCCTCTACCCGGCCCCCGGCGACCCGCCCATCGAGCGCATCTCGCAGTGCGGTTTCATCACCGGCCTGTCCAACGTCGCCAAGCTCAAGGGCGCTTCGGTCCTCAACGACCTCAACGCCCGCGAGCCGTCGATGGCGAACATCGCGACCGTCGGCAGCGTCTTCAGCTTCGCCGACGAGGACAACCCGTACGTGGAGATCGACTCCGTCGCCACCTTCGACATCCCGCCGGCCAGGACGACCTTCCTGACGTACGGCTTCATGCCGACGACGGCGACGATGCACCTGACCACCCGGCGCGGCGTGATGACCGTCATCACCACCGGCATCGGCGCGCAGCTCTACGTCACCGCCATCTACGGCAAGGACGACCTCCGGCTCAGCGACGTGAAGATCAACGGGACGCCGATGGACGTGGGCCCGCACTGCCAGACGGCGGCGCCGCTCGACATCGCGCTGCTCGGCCTCAACCGCAGCGGGCTCGACGGTGTCGAGGCGCCGAGCGACTACTCCATCCAGACCGGCGGGCCGCTCTTCCAGGACGACCTGTTCATCCCCCGCTTCACCGGCTGCCGCAGCGCGAGTGGGGAGAACCTCGACGCGATGTTCACCTCGGCGATCTCCGGACACGGCAACTCGCTGAACCTCATCCAGGGGCCGCTGTGCGCGCCGCTGGCCGACCCGACCTGGTGCAGCCCGAAGATTCCCTACCCCGTGCCGCCCCACCGCTGA
- a CDS encoding ABC transporter ATP-binding protein, producing MGIEVIVEGLTKSFGEQTVWQDVTLTLPPGEVSVMLGPSGTGKTVFLKSVIGLLKPERGRVLVNGVDMVNGPERDIYRTRKLFGLMFQDGALFGSMNLFDNIAFPLREHTRKRESEVRRIVMERMEMVGLVGSEAKLPGEISGGMRKRAGLARALVLDPQIILCDEPDSGLDPVRTSYISQLLIDLNAQIDATMLIVTHNLDIAATVPDNMGMLFRRELVAFGPRELLLTSDEPVVRQFLSGRREGPIGMAEEKDEATLAMEQLSDDATLPRAPRSVVPQLEPSPGMPPRQAVQRRRARVLAMWDQLPAAARTAVQSGLAPVQGGPA from the coding sequence ATGGGAATCGAAGTGATCGTCGAAGGCCTGACGAAGTCCTTTGGCGAACAGACCGTCTGGCAGGATGTGACGCTCACTCTGCCGCCCGGCGAGGTCAGCGTGATGCTGGGCCCCTCGGGCACCGGCAAGACGGTCTTCCTCAAATCCGTGATCGGCCTGCTCAAACCGGAACGCGGCCGGGTCCTCGTCAACGGCGTCGACATGGTCAACGGCCCGGAACGGGACATCTACCGGACCCGCAAGCTGTTCGGCCTGATGTTCCAGGACGGCGCGCTGTTCGGCTCGATGAACCTCTTCGACAACATCGCCTTCCCGCTGCGCGAGCACACCCGCAAGAGGGAGTCGGAAGTCCGCCGCATCGTCATGGAGCGGATGGAGATGGTCGGCCTGGTCGGCTCCGAGGCCAAGCTGCCGGGCGAGATATCCGGCGGCATGCGCAAACGCGCCGGGCTCGCCCGCGCGCTGGTGCTCGACCCGCAGATCATCCTGTGCGACGAGCCGGACTCCGGCCTCGACCCGGTCCGCACCTCCTACATCTCGCAGCTGCTGATCGACCTCAACGCGCAGATCGACGCGACCATGCTGATCGTCACCCACAACCTCGACATCGCCGCGACCGTGCCGGACAACATGGGCATGCTCTTCCGCCGCGAACTGGTCGCCTTCGGGCCCCGGGAGCTGCTGCTGACCAGCGACGAACCGGTGGTCAGGCAGTTCCTCAGCGGGCGCCGCGAAGGCCCGATCGGCATGGCGGAGGAGAAGGACGAGGCCACCCTGGCCATGGAGCAGCTGTCCGACGACGCCACCTTGCCGCGCGCACCGCGCAGCGTCGTACCGCAGCTGGAGCCGAGCCCGGGCATGCCGCCGCGGCAGGCCGTCCAGCGGCGCAGGGCGCGGGTGCTGGCGATGTGGGACCAGCTGCCCGCCGCGGCACGTACCGCCGTGCAGTCCGGCCTCGCCCCGGTCCAGGGAGGTCCGGCATGA
- a CDS encoding MlaE family ABC transporter permease yields MSAPVRVRETGARRPIPGTGALRQTGQLMTLAATTVRDTFRRPFQVRELVEQFWFVASVTILPAALVSIPFGAVIALQVGSLTQQLGAQSFTGGASVLAVIQQASPLIVALLIAGAGGSAICADLGSRKIREELDAMEVMGVSPVQRLIVPRVLATMLVALLLNGLVSVVGTAGGYFFNVIIQHGTPGAYLSSFSSLAQLPDLYISEIKAVVFGFIAGIVAAYRGLHPRGGPKGVGDAVNQSVVITFLLLFFVNVVLTAIYLQLVPQKGA; encoded by the coding sequence ATGAGCGCACCGGTGCGCGTACGCGAGACCGGTGCGCGCCGGCCGATCCCCGGCACCGGGGCGCTGCGGCAGACCGGGCAGTTGATGACGCTCGCCGCCACGACCGTACGGGACACCTTCCGGCGGCCCTTCCAGGTCCGCGAACTCGTCGAGCAGTTCTGGTTCGTGGCCAGCGTCACGATCCTGCCGGCCGCGCTGGTGTCCATCCCGTTCGGCGCGGTCATCGCCCTCCAGGTCGGCTCGCTCACCCAGCAGCTGGGCGCCCAGTCCTTCACCGGCGGTGCCAGCGTGCTCGCGGTGATCCAGCAGGCCAGCCCGCTGATCGTGGCGCTGCTCATCGCCGGCGCCGGCGGCAGCGCGATCTGCGCCGACCTCGGCTCGCGCAAGATCCGCGAGGAGCTGGACGCGATGGAGGTCATGGGCGTCTCGCCGGTGCAACGGCTCATCGTGCCGCGGGTGCTGGCCACCATGCTGGTCGCGCTGCTGCTCAACGGCCTGGTCTCGGTGGTCGGCACGGCCGGCGGCTACTTCTTCAACGTCATCATCCAGCACGGCACCCCCGGCGCGTACCTGTCCAGCTTCTCCTCGCTCGCGCAACTGCCCGACCTCTACATCAGCGAGATCAAGGCGGTCGTCTTCGGCTTCATCGCCGGCATCGTCGCCGCCTACCGCGGACTGCACCCCAGGGGCGGCCCCAAGGGCGTCGGCGACGCCGTCAACCAGTCCGTGGTGATCACCTTCCTGCTGCTGTTCTTCGTCAACGTCGTGCTCACCGCGATCTACCTGCAGCTCGTCCCGCAGAAGGGGGCCTGA
- a CDS encoding MlaE family ABC transporter permease gives MALLNRPLRWLDETGDHFIFHVTAVLWIPRTLRRYLREVQRLLAEVAFGSGGLGVIGGTVGVMIGMTLATGTVVGLQGYAAMNQLGTAAFTGFISAYFNTREIAPLVAGLALSATVGAGFTAQLGAMRINEEVDALEGMGIRSMPYLVSTRIIAGVVAIVPLYGIGLLSSYAASRLVTVWFNGQSPGTYDHYFNLFLSPEDVLLSTLKVLVFSVIVILAHCYYGYTAKGGPAGVGIAVGRSVRNAIVIISITDFFLSLALWGATTTVRVAG, from the coding sequence ATGGCACTCCTGAACCGCCCGCTGCGCTGGCTGGACGAGACCGGCGACCACTTCATCTTCCATGTCACCGCGGTGCTGTGGATCCCGCGCACCCTGCGCCGCTACCTCAGGGAGGTGCAACGGCTGCTGGCCGAGGTCGCGTTCGGCAGCGGCGGGCTCGGCGTGATCGGCGGCACCGTCGGCGTGATGATCGGCATGACCCTGGCCACCGGCACCGTCGTCGGCCTGCAGGGCTACGCGGCGATGAACCAGCTCGGCACCGCCGCCTTCACCGGCTTCATCTCCGCCTACTTCAACACCCGGGAGATCGCCCCGCTGGTCGCCGGCCTCGCGCTGTCGGCCACCGTCGGGGCCGGCTTCACCGCGCAGCTCGGCGCGATGCGGATCAACGAGGAGGTCGACGCGCTGGAGGGGATGGGGATCCGCTCCATGCCGTATCTGGTCAGCACCCGCATCATCGCCGGTGTGGTGGCCATCGTGCCGCTGTACGGCATCGGCCTGCTCAGCAGCTACGCGGCCTCCCGGCTGGTCACCGTGTGGTTCAACGGCCAGTCGCCCGGCACCTACGACCACTACTTCAACCTGTTCCTCTCGCCCGAGGACGTGCTGCTCTCCACCCTGAAGGTGCTGGTCTTCAGCGTGATCGTCATCCTCGCGCACTGCTACTACGGCTACACCGCCAAGGGCGGCCCCGCCGGGGTGGGCATCGCCGTCGGGCGCTCGGTGCGCAACGCCATCGTGATCATCTCCATCACCGACTTCTTCCTGTCGCTGGCGCTGTGGGGCGCCACCACCACCGTGCGGGTGGCCGGATGA
- a CDS encoding MCE family protein, which produces MTATETRPPTAAAPGRARLRGTTAGRRTAGLVFLLVPALLAWLAVAVYDKDFSDDASVTVVTGSVGNEMHPGADVKVRGVVVGRVSAIHADGRGARLTLAIDPDQLHRIPAGVTAQMLPTTLFGARFVALVPPAGSTAGGPTLTASSTIPQDRSGDAVELQQVLDNVMPLLTAVQPQKLAATLNAVSTALDGRGTQLGTTLVQLDRYLSKLNPELPVLNDDIKQLVTVSHVYNAAAPDIVQALTDFTRTSGTIAQEQANLGTLYGTATATAQDVTTYLRQNSGNIIRLAADSRGTLGLLAKYAPSFPCTLRTLANFVPAMDKALGKGTHQPGLHVELTTVPSRGKYAAGADTPVYGKSGGPQCYSVPYTGKGTTPLANSPQENELIDELLAPGAHTSPADLPDWSSLLTGPVFRGAEVTVK; this is translated from the coding sequence ATGACCGCCACCGAGACCCGTCCCCCCACCGCGGCCGCCCCGGGGCGCGCCCGGCTGCGCGGCACCACCGCGGGGCGCAGAACGGCCGGCCTGGTCTTCCTGCTGGTCCCGGCGCTGCTGGCGTGGCTCGCGGTCGCCGTCTACGACAAGGACTTCAGCGACGACGCGAGCGTGACCGTGGTGACCGGCAGCGTCGGCAACGAGATGCACCCCGGCGCCGACGTCAAGGTCCGCGGGGTCGTCGTCGGCCGGGTCAGCGCCATCCACGCCGACGGGCGCGGAGCCCGGCTGACGCTGGCCATCGACCCGGACCAGCTGCACCGCATCCCGGCCGGCGTCACCGCCCAGATGCTGCCCACCACCCTCTTCGGCGCCCGCTTCGTCGCCCTGGTGCCGCCCGCCGGCAGCACCGCGGGCGGGCCGACGCTCACCGCGAGCAGCACGATCCCGCAGGACCGTTCCGGCGACGCCGTCGAACTCCAGCAGGTGCTGGACAACGTGATGCCGCTGCTGACCGCGGTCCAGCCGCAGAAACTCGCCGCCACCCTCAACGCGGTGTCCACCGCGCTGGACGGCCGCGGCACCCAGCTCGGCACCACCCTGGTCCAGCTGGACCGCTACCTCAGCAAGCTCAACCCCGAACTGCCGGTCCTCAACGACGACATCAAGCAGCTCGTCACCGTCAGCCACGTCTACAACGCCGCCGCCCCCGACATCGTGCAGGCCCTCACCGACTTCACCAGGACCAGCGGCACCATCGCCCAGGAGCAGGCGAACCTCGGCACCCTCTACGGCACCGCGACCGCCACCGCCCAGGACGTCACCACCTACCTGCGGCAGAACAGCGGCAACATCATCCGGCTGGCCGCCGACAGCCGCGGCACCCTCGGCCTGCTGGCGAAGTACGCCCCCTCCTTCCCCTGCACCCTGCGCACCCTCGCGAACTTCGTGCCCGCCATGGACAAGGCCCTCGGCAAGGGGACCCACCAGCCGGGCCTGCACGTGGAGTTGACCACCGTGCCGTCCCGCGGCAAGTACGCGGCCGGCGCCGACACCCCGGTGTACGGCAAGAGCGGCGGCCCGCAGTGCTACTCCGTCCCCTACACCGGCAAGGGCACCACCCCGCTGGCCAACTCCCCGCAGGAGAACGAGCTGATCGACGAACTCCTCGCACCCGGCGCGCACACCTCGCCCGCGGACCTGCCCGACTGGAGCAGCCTGCTGACCGGCCCGGTCTTCCGCGGGGCGGAGGTGACCGTCAAGTGA
- a CDS encoding MCE family protein, with protein sequence MKRRSLAGPIVKSLVFILVTALATTVLAISIAGSGVGDTAGYNALFTDTTGLMSGDSVRIAGVKVGQVDSITVYRHNLAKVHFSVQRERTLPRSADVTIKYLNLVGQRYIDLEQGTGPVGETLEPGQTIALDHTTPALDLTQLFAGFQPLFEGLSPKDVNQLAGEIVQVLQGEGGTVDSLIGSIGSLTTTLAAKDQVIGQVIDNLNTVLTTVNTREANFNDLVTTLQQLVTGFSGDREPIGQSITAISQLTTSTAGLLTDGRQPLKNSIAQLGRLSTNLADSTPQLQSFLVNSPQKFRTIGRLASYGSWLNLYLCQATVAGVTTSDGSKAPTGIAITESRCRS encoded by the coding sequence GTGAAGCGCCGCAGCCTGGCCGGCCCGATCGTCAAGTCGCTGGTCTTCATCCTGGTCACCGCACTGGCCACCACCGTGCTGGCGATCAGCATCGCCGGCTCCGGCGTCGGCGACACCGCCGGCTACAACGCGCTGTTCACCGACACCACAGGACTGATGTCCGGCGACAGCGTGCGGATCGCCGGGGTCAAGGTCGGCCAGGTCGACTCGATCACCGTCTACCGGCACAACCTGGCGAAGGTGCACTTCTCGGTGCAGCGCGAACGCACCCTGCCCAGGTCGGCCGACGTCACCATCAAGTACCTGAACCTGGTCGGCCAGCGCTACATCGACCTGGAACAGGGCACCGGGCCGGTCGGCGAGACCCTGGAGCCCGGCCAGACCATCGCGCTGGACCACACGACCCCCGCGCTGGACCTGACCCAGCTCTTCGCCGGCTTCCAGCCGCTCTTCGAGGGCCTGTCCCCGAAGGACGTCAACCAGCTGGCCGGCGAGATCGTCCAGGTGCTGCAGGGCGAGGGCGGCACCGTCGACAGCCTGATCGGCAGCATCGGCTCGCTGACCACCACCCTGGCCGCCAAGGACCAGGTCATCGGGCAGGTCATCGACAACCTCAACACCGTGCTGACCACCGTCAACACCCGCGAGGCCAACTTCAACGACCTGGTCACCACCCTCCAGCAGCTCGTCACCGGCTTCTCCGGCGACCGCGAGCCGATCGGCCAGTCGATCACCGCGATCTCCCAGCTGACCACCAGCACCGCCGGCCTGCTCACCGACGGCCGGCAGCCGCTGAAGAACTCCATCGCGCAGCTCGGCAGGCTCTCCACCAACCTGGCGGACTCCACACCGCAGTTGCAGAGCTTCCTGGTCAACAGCCCGCAGAAGTTCCGCACCATCGGACGGCTCGCCTCGTACGGCTCCTGGCTCAACCTCTACCTGTGCCAGGCCACCGTCGCCGGGGTGACCACCTCGGACGGCAGCAAGGCGCCCACCGGGATAGCGATCACCGAATCGAGGTGCCGGTCATGA